Proteins encoded within one genomic window of Natrinema amylolyticum:
- a CDS encoding helix-turn-helix domain-containing protein, protein MATEATFTIPSDEFPLGSIFERVPDVTVELERIIPARDVVVPYFWVRGTTVDDIESAFADHPGVTDIKLVDSVADEYLLRVEWALDYEGVLSTLTETKIPLVKAVGTSQQWTFDVRGDDRSDIATFQRRCREQGIPITLTRLHALTPIETDAETMLTDAQREALVLAYDRGYFNSPRDVTMAELGDELGITQQAVASRLRRGTDQLLGTALSDLDAPSR, encoded by the coding sequence ATGGCTACCGAGGCGACGTTTACGATCCCGTCCGACGAGTTCCCTCTGGGGAGTATCTTCGAACGAGTGCCGGACGTGACGGTCGAACTCGAGCGGATTATCCCCGCTCGAGACGTCGTCGTGCCGTACTTCTGGGTTCGCGGGACGACGGTCGACGACATCGAGAGCGCGTTCGCCGACCATCCGGGCGTCACGGATATCAAGCTCGTCGATTCCGTCGCGGACGAGTACCTGCTTCGCGTCGAGTGGGCGCTGGACTACGAGGGCGTCCTGAGCACGTTGACGGAGACGAAGATCCCGCTCGTCAAAGCGGTCGGCACGAGCCAGCAGTGGACGTTCGACGTTCGGGGGGACGACCGAAGCGACATCGCGACCTTTCAGCGGCGCTGTCGAGAACAGGGGATCCCGATCACGCTGACGAGACTTCACGCGCTCACGCCGATCGAGACCGACGCCGAGACGATGCTGACCGATGCGCAGCGGGAGGCGCTAGTCCTCGCCTACGATCGGGGCTACTTCAACAGTCCGCGGGACGTGACGATGGCGGAACTCGGCGACGAACTCGGGATCACACAGCAAGCGGTCGCGTCTCGACTCCGTCGCGGGACCGATCAGCTCCTCGGGACTGCGCTCTCCGACCTCGACGCGCCGTCCCGATAG
- a CDS encoding sensor histidine kinase, whose translation MIPVLGGVLLISAIGKSVSDLTGNGAVLEAVLDLLLISFPGIVMLYVGRWLPKSSIKPSFYRRIVLWVGGGVVVMGIVLGLRIVHPGVGVQFTFGTQAVLLSIGSVAGLGIGVHEAQALTNARTLAERNDALKRTEARLEEAVTELEASNERLEQFAYAASHDLQEPLRMITSYLQLIESRYGDELDADGEEFIDYAVDGAERMQNMIDGLLEYSRVETEGDPLEAVDLDAVLDDVLTDLQFKLEETDTEITREPLPTVDGDDRQLQQLFQNLVSNAIEYSGDEPPRIHVSAVREGGTWTVSIRDEGDGIDPADADRIFEIFQRCHSADEQPGSGIGLALCKRIVERHDGEIWVDSEPDVGSTFSFTLLACTEPETESETATRLADAPPSACR comes from the coding sequence GTGATCCCCGTCCTCGGCGGGGTACTTCTCATCAGTGCGATCGGGAAATCGGTCTCGGACCTGACCGGGAACGGCGCGGTTCTGGAAGCGGTACTCGACCTGCTCCTGATCAGCTTCCCGGGAATCGTGATGTTGTATGTCGGGCGCTGGTTGCCGAAATCATCGATCAAACCGTCGTTTTATCGCCGCATCGTGCTGTGGGTCGGCGGCGGCGTCGTCGTGATGGGGATCGTCCTCGGCCTCCGCATCGTCCATCCCGGTGTGGGAGTCCAGTTCACGTTCGGGACCCAGGCGGTCCTGTTGTCGATCGGCTCCGTCGCCGGGCTGGGGATCGGCGTCCACGAGGCGCAGGCGCTCACCAACGCCAGAACGCTCGCGGAACGGAACGACGCGCTGAAGCGAACCGAGGCGCGCCTCGAGGAGGCGGTCACCGAGTTGGAAGCGTCCAACGAGCGATTGGAACAGTTCGCCTACGCCGCCTCCCACGACTTACAGGAGCCCCTGCGGATGATCACGAGCTACCTGCAACTCATCGAGAGTCGGTACGGCGACGAACTCGACGCGGACGGCGAGGAGTTCATCGACTACGCCGTCGACGGTGCCGAGCGGATGCAGAACATGATCGACGGGCTACTCGAGTACTCCCGGGTCGAGACGGAGGGCGATCCGCTCGAGGCGGTCGACCTGGACGCCGTTCTCGACGACGTGTTGACTGATCTACAGTTCAAACTCGAGGAGACCGATACCGAGATCACGCGAGAGCCACTCCCCACCGTCGACGGAGACGACCGACAGCTCCAGCAGCTGTTTCAGAACCTGGTGAGCAATGCGATCGAGTACAGCGGCGACGAGCCGCCGCGGATACACGTCTCGGCGGTCCGGGAGGGAGGGACCTGGACGGTTTCGATCCGCGACGAGGGCGACGGGATCGATCCCGCCGACGCCGATCGCATCTTCGAGATCTTTCAGCGCTGTCACTCGGCGGACGAACAGCCCGGCTCTGGAATCGGACTGGCCCTGTGTAAACGGATCGTCGAGCGCCACGACGGAGAGATATGGGTCGATTCGGAGCCCGACGTCGGATCGACGTTCTCGTTCACGCTCCTCGCCTGTACGGAACCGGAAACCGAGTCCGAAACCGCCACGCGACTGGCGGACGCTCCCCCGTCGGCGTGTCGATAG
- a CDS encoding pyridoxal phosphate-dependent aminotransferase yields MTFELSDRVQTVPPSGIRRFFEIAEERDEVISLGVGEPDFATPWAARDAAITSLEQGKTSYTANRGKRELREAIADYVADRFDLGYGPDEEIIVTAGASEAVDLAFRAFVNPGDTVAIAQPAYISYEPGVIFAGGEVLPVPTKEEDDFRLTVEALEAAGAADADMLVLCYPNNPTGAIMPAEDLEPVAEFARENDLTVLSDEIYAELTYDGEHTSIASFEGMRERTIVFNGFSKAHAMTGLRLGYALGPADAIGAMNKIHQYTMLSAPTTAQYAAIEALDSCANDVQEMVEQYDRRRQFVLSRFREIGMDVFEAKGAFYCFPEVPEGFTAEEFAESVLREQGVAVVPGDIFGDGFEDHLRVSYATGLEDLRQALNRIEAFVEEHA; encoded by the coding sequence ATGACGTTCGAACTGTCAGACCGCGTGCAGACGGTGCCGCCCTCGGGGATTCGGCGCTTCTTCGAGATCGCCGAGGAACGCGACGAGGTCATCTCGCTGGGCGTCGGCGAACCCGACTTCGCGACGCCGTGGGCGGCCCGCGACGCCGCGATCACGTCCTTAGAGCAGGGGAAGACCTCCTACACGGCCAACCGCGGCAAGCGCGAGCTTCGGGAGGCGATCGCCGACTACGTCGCAGACCGGTTCGATCTGGGCTACGGCCCCGACGAGGAGATCATCGTCACGGCGGGCGCGAGCGAGGCGGTCGATCTGGCCTTCCGTGCGTTCGTCAATCCCGGCGATACGGTCGCGATCGCCCAGCCGGCCTACATCTCCTACGAACCCGGCGTCATCTTCGCCGGCGGGGAGGTCCTCCCCGTGCCGACGAAAGAGGAAGACGACTTCCGACTGACCGTCGAGGCCCTCGAGGCGGCCGGCGCGGCCGACGCGGACATGCTCGTCCTCTGTTATCCCAACAACCCGACGGGCGCGATCATGCCCGCCGAGGACCTCGAGCCGGTCGCGGAATTCGCCCGCGAGAACGACCTGACGGTCCTCTCCGACGAGATCTACGCCGAACTGACCTACGACGGCGAGCACACCTCGATCGCGAGCTTCGAGGGGATGCGTGAGCGGACCATCGTCTTCAACGGCTTCTCGAAGGCCCACGCGATGACCGGGCTTCGGCTGGGCTACGCTCTCGGCCCAGCGGACGCCATCGGCGCGATGAACAAGATCCACCAGTACACGATGCTCTCGGCCCCGACCACGGCCCAGTACGCCGCGATCGAGGCCTTGGACTCCTGTGCGAACGACGTGCAGGAAATGGTCGAGCAGTACGACCGCCGCCGGCAGTTCGTCCTCTCGCGGTTCCGCGAGATCGGGATGGACGTCTTCGAGGCCAAGGGCGCGTTCTACTGCTTCCCCGAGGTGCCCGAGGGCTTCACCGCCGAGGAGTTCGCCGAGTCGGTCCTGCGCGAACAGGGCGTCGCCGTCGTCCCCGGCGATATCTTCGGCGACGGGTTCGAGGATCACCTCCGGGTCTCCTACGCGACCGGACTCGAGGATCTCCGGCAGGCGCTCAACCGGATCGAAGCGTTCGTCGAAGAACACGCCTGA
- a CDS encoding Lrp/AsnC family transcriptional regulator, whose product MSEREVLELLRENARYSTADIARMTDLEEDEVEATIEELEAAGVVRGYQAVVDWDKLEDERVRAEVELNVTLDRETGYDDIAERLARFPQVKALRLISGDYDFDMEVEGDSIREVSQFISEKVAPVPEITQTVTHYVMTSYKENGIELGDGEGDDRLSFSP is encoded by the coding sequence ATGAGCGAACGCGAGGTGCTCGAGTTGCTTCGTGAGAACGCGCGCTACTCCACGGCGGATATCGCGCGAATGACCGACCTCGAGGAAGACGAGGTCGAAGCGACCATCGAGGAGCTCGAGGCAGCGGGCGTCGTCCGGGGCTACCAGGCGGTCGTCGACTGGGACAAGCTCGAGGACGAGCGCGTCCGCGCCGAGGTCGAGTTGAACGTCACGCTCGACCGCGAGACGGGCTACGACGACATCGCGGAGCGCCTCGCACGGTTCCCGCAGGTCAAGGCCCTGCGACTGATCAGCGGCGACTACGACTTCGACATGGAGGTCGAGGGCGACTCCATCCGCGAGGTCTCGCAGTTCATCAGCGAGAAGGTCGCGCCCGTCCCCGAGATCACCCAGACGGTCACCCACTACGTGATGACCTCCTACAAGGAGAACGGGATCGAACTCGGCGACGGCGAGGGTGACGACCGCCTCTCGTTCTCCCCCTGA